A genomic window from Leptolyngbya sp. BL0902 includes:
- a CDS encoding mannose-1-phosphate guanylyltransferase — MATFIPVILAGGKGERFWPVSRLACPKQFLCLDGSDRSLLQATADRLCQLSGSWDNLWVITAGHLADRVRQQLPHLPEANLLVEPMGRDTAPAVAWATLEIAKRYGPDAVVGFFPADHWIADEAAFCDTLKAAAHLAAAQGAIATLGITPTYAATGYGYIEQGEAAGTYGDLPAYQVSRFTEKPDAATAQTFIDSGRFSWNSGMFVFPAQVMLTELNAHAPQLMQPIQAQGVAAYPGLEKLSIDYAVMEHTDHAYVMPVAFGWDDLGDWNAVERLLKKPDDKNVDLATHIALDTEGSIVYASNSDEVVVTIGLSDVVIVRDGNATLIVHKDRTQDIKQAVKQLGAEERFQHLL; from the coding sequence ATGGCAACCTTCATTCCCGTAATTCTCGCTGGTGGCAAAGGGGAGCGGTTTTGGCCCGTCAGCCGCCTTGCCTGCCCTAAGCAGTTCCTTTGCCTGGATGGCAGTGACCGGAGTTTGCTCCAGGCCACGGCGGATCGGCTGTGTCAGTTGTCAGGCTCCTGGGACAATTTATGGGTAATTACGGCGGGGCATTTGGCGGATCGGGTGCGGCAGCAGTTGCCTCACCTGCCCGAAGCTAACCTGCTGGTGGAGCCCATGGGCCGGGATACGGCTCCCGCTGTGGCCTGGGCCACCCTCGAAATTGCTAAGCGCTACGGCCCGGATGCGGTGGTGGGCTTTTTTCCGGCTGATCACTGGATTGCCGATGAAGCGGCGTTCTGCGACACCCTAAAAGCTGCTGCCCACCTCGCCGCTGCCCAAGGAGCCATCGCTACCCTAGGCATTACCCCCACCTATGCCGCCACGGGCTACGGCTATATTGAGCAGGGCGAAGCCGCCGGAACCTACGGCGATCTGCCCGCCTACCAGGTCAGCCGCTTCACCGAAAAACCCGACGCCGCCACCGCCCAAACCTTCATCGACAGTGGCCGCTTTAGCTGGAACAGCGGTATGTTTGTGTTTCCAGCCCAGGTGATGCTGACGGAGTTGAACGCCCACGCCCCCCAACTGATGCAGCCCATCCAAGCGCAGGGGGTGGCGGCCTATCCCGGCCTCGAAAAACTCAGTATTGACTATGCAGTGATGGAGCACACCGATCACGCCTATGTAATGCCTGTGGCCTTTGGTTGGGATGACCTAGGCGACTGGAACGCCGTGGAGCGCTTGCTGAAGAAACCCGACGACAAAAATGTTGACCTGGCCACCCACATTGCCCTAGACACCGAGGGCAGCATTGTCTATGCCTCCAACTCGGACGAGGTCGTTGTCACCATTGGCCTCAGCGATGTGGTGATTGTGCGCGATGGCAACGCCACCCTCATCGTTCACAAAGACCGCACCCAGGATATTAAGCAGGCGGTCAAACAGTTGGGGGCTGAAGAACGGTTCCAGCACCTTCTGTAA
- a CDS encoding phosphoketolase, with protein MTAATTQSVPAFVEGIQHFGELPPDFAAHGQEAAIAPGQTAIASPSDPAAVYQTLLAADALRYLTLQMTASKESGHPGGFASIAEAIASLVMLGHKNIVTEVGHHAPGFYSNVFLDGSLEAMGINTVQDLCDRFRETHGLLGHLSGQIPGLLAPAGPLGQGQHFAMAGAKLHPGVLFPVTIGDGGLGEPYIMSSIAHFNTAYPSATNFLPILVWNGYSQEHHSMVSTKSNQAMIDYWRGNGFQEVILVDAKDFDDANQPGDYVDSTAFSFPQRFAFTQAVLEATDKAAKLALGGTLTVLIVKQLKGAGVHKRGAQSHNLYPGDSLERDYIVSALTTRALHPDAWNLVRTNYERAAGGPGAKVAVTEKTLPLADLGTLPLNEFPVGGDKQVATTAMGALVGYVGQQDPTFVVTNADGNAASGINNINQALKIIHPTADATYFQQPQGQVYEPLSEDACAGLAAAQALFGGRTLWCSYESFAINGLPIWQTVTQAMAELRRPTPSTITLFTAGALEQGRNGWTHQRPEIENYFAGMMRNGNVFPLFPTDANGIQVCYDWALGTVNKGVTITASKSPLPIRTTFEQTRQALAEGAVELASTPGEKTVVFAVIGDMTLIPVFEAAEQLASAGIGSRIVSVVSPRQLYRPTDVAWDMCSEPDSAFLDDAGFERLFGGDVVIGVTGGSSAMLEPIMLRSTAPRDTFAWKRGETTATAGQIMALNGLTAENFVARAKALLG; from the coding sequence ATGACGGCGGCTACCACCCAATCGGTTCCGGCTTTTGTGGAGGGGATTCAGCATTTTGGGGAACTGCCCCCAGATTTCGCGGCTCACGGCCAAGAGGCCGCCATTGCCCCCGGCCAAACCGCCATTGCTTCCCCTAGCGACCCCGCTGCCGTCTACCAAACCCTGCTGGCCGCCGATGCCCTGCGCTACCTGACGCTACAAATGACTGCCAGCAAGGAGTCGGGCCACCCCGGCGGGTTTGCCAGCATTGCCGAAGCCATCGCCTCCCTGGTGATGCTGGGCCACAAGAATATCGTTACGGAAGTGGGCCACCACGCTCCGGGCTTCTATAGCAACGTGTTTTTGGATGGCTCCCTCGAAGCCATGGGCATCAACACCGTGCAAGATTTGTGCGACCGCTTCCGGGAAACCCACGGCTTGCTGGGCCACCTGTCGGGCCAAATTCCGGGTCTGCTGGCCCCCGCTGGCCCCCTCGGTCAGGGTCAACACTTTGCCATGGCTGGGGCGAAACTCCATCCCGGCGTGCTGTTCCCCGTCACCATCGGCGATGGCGGCCTGGGCGAACCCTACATCATGAGCAGCATCGCTCACTTCAATACCGCCTACCCCAGCGCCACCAACTTCCTGCCCATCCTGGTGTGGAACGGCTACAGCCAAGAGCACCACAGCATGGTCTCCACCAAGAGCAACCAGGCCATGATCGACTACTGGCGCGGCAACGGCTTCCAGGAGGTAATCCTGGTGGATGCCAAGGACTTTGATGATGCCAACCAGCCCGGAGACTACGTCGATAGCACCGCCTTCAGTTTCCCCCAGCGGTTCGCCTTTACCCAGGCCGTCCTCGAAGCCACGGACAAAGCCGCCAAACTGGCCCTGGGCGGCACGTTGACAGTGCTGATCGTGAAGCAGCTCAAGGGCGCAGGCGTCCATAAGCGCGGTGCCCAATCCCACAACCTCTACCCCGGCGATTCCCTAGAGCGGGACTACATCGTTAGCGCCCTGACGACTCGCGCTCTGCATCCCGACGCCTGGAACCTGGTGCGTACCAACTACGAACGGGCGGCGGGTGGCCCTGGGGCCAAGGTGGCCGTCACCGAGAAAACTCTGCCCCTGGCGGACTTAGGAACGCTGCCCCTCAACGAGTTCCCCGTGGGCGGCGATAAGCAAGTCGCCACAACGGCCATGGGTGCCCTAGTGGGCTATGTGGGTCAGCAAGACCCCACCTTTGTGGTGACAAACGCCGACGGCAACGCCGCTTCCGGCATCAACAACATCAACCAGGCGCTCAAGATCATCCACCCCACCGCCGACGCCACCTATTTCCAGCAGCCCCAGGGCCAGGTCTACGAACCCCTCAGCGAAGATGCCTGTGCCGGACTCGCCGCCGCCCAGGCGTTGTTTGGTGGTCGCACCCTCTGGTGTTCCTACGAATCCTTCGCCATCAACGGCCTGCCCATTTGGCAAACCGTCACCCAGGCCATGGCCGAACTGCGCCGCCCCACCCCCTCCACCATCACCCTGTTTACCGCCGGAGCCCTGGAACAGGGCCGCAACGGCTGGACCCACCAGCGCCCGGAAATCGAAAACTACTTTGCCGGGATGATGCGGAACGGCAACGTGTTCCCCCTCTTTCCCACCGACGCCAACGGTATTCAGGTCTGCTACGACTGGGCCTTGGGCACCGTCAACAAGGGCGTCACCATCACCGCCAGCAAGTCGCCCCTGCCCATCCGCACCACCTTCGAGCAAACCCGCCAAGCCCTGGCCGAGGGCGCGGTGGAACTCGCTTCTACCCCCGGTGAAAAGACCGTAGTGTTTGCGGTGATTGGCGACATGACCCTGATCCCCGTCTTCGAGGCCGCCGAGCAACTGGCCAGCGCAGGCATCGGTAGCCGGATTGTTTCCGTGGTCAGCCCCCGCCAACTCTATCGCCCTACCGATGTCGCCTGGGATATGTGCTCCGAGCCGGACAGCGCCTTCCTGGATGATGCCGGATTTGAGCGGCTGTTTGGCGGCGATGTGGTGATTGGTGTAACGGGTGGTTCCAGCGCCATGCTTGAACCCATCATGCTGCGCAGCACCGCCCCCCGCGACACCTTTGCCTGGAAGCGCGGCGAAACCACCGCCACCGCAGGGCAAATCATGGCCCTCAATGGCCTCACTGCCGAAAACTTCGTGGCCCGTGCCAAGGCGCTGCTGGGTTAG
- the upp gene encoding uracil phosphoribosyltransferase translates to MTNLHLIDHPLIQHKLTLMRRAETSTAKFRALLKEISLLMAYEVTRDLPLKLETIETPLATMQAPVLAPEKKLVVVSIMRAGQGILDGILELIPSARVGHIGLYRDPQTLRVIEYFYKVPENLADRDVLVVDPMIATGNTAVAALYPLKQANPRSLRFLCLLAAPEGVAHFRREHPDVPLYTAAIDEKLDERGYILPGLGDAGDRLFGTK, encoded by the coding sequence ATGACCAACCTCCATCTCATCGACCATCCTCTGATTCAACACAAGCTCACCCTGATGCGGCGGGCGGAGACCAGTACGGCCAAGTTTCGTGCCCTGCTGAAGGAAATTAGTTTGCTGATGGCCTACGAGGTAACGCGGGATTTGCCGCTGAAGTTGGAGACCATCGAAACGCCGCTGGCCACGATGCAGGCTCCGGTGTTGGCCCCGGAGAAAAAGCTGGTGGTGGTGTCGATTATGCGGGCGGGGCAGGGCATTTTGGATGGCATTTTAGAGCTGATTCCCTCGGCGCGGGTGGGCCACATTGGGCTGTATCGCGACCCCCAAACCTTGCGGGTGATTGAGTATTTCTACAAAGTGCCGGAAAATTTGGCCGACCGGGATGTGTTGGTGGTGGATCCAATGATCGCCACGGGCAATACTGCCGTTGCGGCGCTGTATCCTCTCAAGCAGGCCAATCCTCGGTCGCTGCGGTTTTTGTGTTTGCTGGCGGCACCGGAGGGCGTCGCCCATTTTCGCCGGGAACACCCCGATGTGCCCCTCTACACCGCCGCCATCGACGAAAAGCTGGATGAGCGGGGCTACATTCTGCCCGGTTTGGGGGATGCGGGGGATCGGCTGTTTGGCACCAAGTAA
- a CDS encoding proline--tRNA ligase, whose translation MRLSQMLFVTLRENPAEAEIPSHKLLLRAGYIRRVASGVYAYMPLLWRVLNKISAIVREEMNATGAQECLLPQLQPADLWRESGRWDTYTKAEGIMFSLVDRRQQEMGLGPTHEEIITSIARDMIRSYRQLPLHLYQIQTKFRDEIRPRFGLMRGREFIMKDGYSFHADEDSLKQTYNEMYAAYSTILRRCGLKFRAVDADSGAIGGSGSTEFMVLADAGEDEVLYTEDGQYAANVEKAVSLPVEAEPSRFTTFEKLDTPNTPTIESLAAFLQCSPTQIVKNVLYQAVFDHGKTLLVIVSIRGDQDVNDVKLINELTKLAPTYGGTTVLSLTVPDAEAQAKWATKPLPLGYMAPDLSDDHIQSGVKDLEPQFLRLVDHTAVDLKGFVTGSNESGYHVVGANWGQEFTLPKLIVDVRKAMAGDRAIHDPSQPLQTARGIEIGHIFQLGTKYSNAMGATYTSEGGDYQPLVMGCYGIGVSRLAQAAVEQSYDKNGIIWPLAIAPYHAIVVIPNIGDARQVEAATQIYTALNAAGVETLLDDRDERAGVKFKDSELIGIPYRIVTGRALADGFVEVVDRATGEAEEIALDAVVDLIRDRIVQALSA comes from the coding sequence ATGCGCCTGTCTCAAATGCTGTTTGTCACCCTGCGGGAGAATCCGGCGGAGGCCGAAATCCCCAGCCACAAGCTGCTGCTGCGGGCGGGCTACATTCGTCGGGTGGCCAGCGGGGTCTATGCCTACATGCCGCTGCTGTGGCGGGTACTGAACAAAATTTCTGCCATTGTGCGCGAGGAAATGAACGCCACCGGAGCCCAGGAATGCCTCCTGCCCCAGCTTCAGCCCGCCGACCTGTGGCGCGAGTCGGGCCGTTGGGACACCTACACCAAGGCCGAGGGGATCATGTTCTCCCTGGTGGATCGCCGCCAGCAGGAAATGGGCCTTGGCCCCACCCACGAGGAAATTATCACGTCCATTGCGCGGGATATGATCCGCTCCTATCGTCAGTTGCCGCTGCATTTGTACCAAATTCAAACCAAGTTTCGCGACGAAATCCGGCCCCGGTTCGGCCTCATGCGCGGGCGCGAGTTCATTATGAAGGACGGCTACTCCTTCCACGCCGATGAGGATAGCCTCAAGCAGACCTACAACGAGATGTACGCCGCCTACAGCACCATTCTGCGCCGCTGTGGGCTTAAGTTTCGGGCGGTGGATGCCGACTCTGGAGCCATCGGCGGGTCAGGATCGACGGAGTTCATGGTGCTGGCCGACGCCGGAGAGGACGAGGTTCTGTACACCGAGGATGGCCAATACGCCGCCAATGTGGAAAAGGCCGTTTCTCTGCCCGTGGAAGCGGAACCGTCCCGATTCACGACCTTTGAGAAGCTCGACACGCCCAACACCCCCACCATTGAATCCCTGGCCGCGTTCCTTCAGTGTTCGCCCACCCAGATCGTCAAAAACGTGCTGTATCAGGCGGTGTTTGACCATGGCAAAACCCTGCTGGTAATCGTCAGCATTCGCGGCGATCAGGACGTCAACGACGTGAAGCTGATCAACGAACTCACCAAACTGGCCCCCACCTACGGCGGCACCACGGTGCTCTCGCTGACCGTGCCCGATGCCGAAGCCCAAGCTAAATGGGCCACCAAGCCCCTGCCCCTGGGCTACATGGCCCCCGACTTGAGCGATGACCATATCCAGTCTGGCGTCAAAGACCTAGAACCCCAGTTCCTGCGGTTGGTCGATCACACGGCGGTTGACCTGAAGGGTTTTGTCACAGGATCTAACGAATCTGGCTACCACGTCGTGGGCGCAAACTGGGGCCAGGAATTTACCCTGCCCAAGCTGATCGTCGATGTACGGAAGGCGATGGCCGGAGATCGGGCTATCCACGACCCTAGCCAGCCACTACAAACCGCACGGGGCATTGAAATCGGCCATATCTTCCAGCTAGGCACCAAATATTCCAACGCCATGGGAGCTACCTACACCAGTGAAGGCGGTGACTACCAACCCCTGGTGATGGGCTGCTACGGCATTGGGGTCTCTCGCCTAGCCCAAGCCGCTGTAGAGCAGTCCTACGACAAAAACGGCATCATCTGGCCCCTGGCCATCGCCCCCTACCACGCCATTGTGGTGATTCCTAACATCGGCGATGCCCGTCAGGTAGAAGCCGCCACCCAAATTTACACGGCCCTCAATGCCGCTGGTGTAGAAACCCTGCTCGACGACCGCGACGAACGGGCCGGAGTCAAGTTCAAAGACTCCGAGCTAATCGGTATTCCCTACCGCATCGTCACTGGCCGCGCCCTGGCCGATGGCTTTGTGGAAGTTGTGGATCGAGCCACCGGAGAAGCAGAAGAAATCGCTCTAGACGCCGTGGTTGATCTAATTCGGGATCGGATAGTTCAGGCCCTTTCCGCCTAG
- a CDS encoding TenA family transcriptional regulator, with amino-acid sequence MTLTCKDLVTIHAEAWERATVHPFLTGCQQGTITAAQFNTWLVQDYLFVKDFTRMVGKMLAAAPDHHLDVLLAGLVALKDELLWFQAKAEERGLSLEAPRQSTCTQYCDFMAGLVLEPYPVQATALWAIEAAYNQGWQRPGPMPSPYTEFADRWGNTGFTTYVDQLASQADQVLAQASDHTQALASTTFLRIANLETAFWQMAFVA; translated from the coding sequence ATGACTCTGACCTGCAAGGATTTGGTGACTATCCATGCCGAGGCCTGGGAACGGGCCACCGTCCATCCCTTTCTGACGGGTTGCCAGCAGGGCACCATCACCGCCGCTCAGTTTAATACCTGGCTGGTGCAGGATTACCTCTTCGTGAAGGATTTTACCCGCATGGTAGGGAAAATGCTGGCGGCGGCTCCCGATCATCACCTCGATGTGCTGCTGGCGGGGCTCGTGGCCCTCAAGGATGAACTGCTGTGGTTTCAGGCCAAGGCCGAGGAGCGGGGACTGTCCCTAGAGGCTCCTCGGCAATCGACCTGCACCCAGTATTGCGACTTTATGGCAGGGCTGGTGCTAGAGCCCTATCCCGTCCAAGCCACCGCCCTGTGGGCCATCGAAGCGGCCTACAACCAGGGCTGGCAGCGTCCCGGCCCCATGCCATCTCCCTACACCGAATTTGCCGACCGCTGGGGCAATACAGGCTTTACCACCTATGTTGATCAACTGGCGTCCCAGGCCGATCAAGTCCTAGCCCAGGCCAGCGACCACACCCAAGCCCTGGCTTCGACAACCTTTCTGCGGATTGCCAACCTAGAAACGGCCTTTTGGCAGATGGCCTTTGTAGCTTAG
- the hisB gene encoding imidazoleglycerol-phosphate dehydratase HisB: MQIQDRPPSVAPAAFSPRQASVSRTTGETDVRVSLNLDGSGQCSANTGIPFLDHMLHQISSHGLIDLDVQAQGDLHIDDHHTNEDVGITLGMALHQALGDRKGITRFGHFVAPLDESLVQVALDFSGRPHLSYGLTIPTERVGTYDTQLVREFFVAIVNHSQMTLHLRQLDGINSHHIIEATFKAFARAMRMAVEVDPRRAHLIPSSKGVL, encoded by the coding sequence ATGCAAATCCAAGACCGTCCTCCGTCCGTTGCCCCTGCGGCGTTCTCCCCTCGGCAAGCTAGCGTCAGCCGCACCACCGGAGAAACCGACGTGCGGGTGAGCCTCAACCTCGACGGCAGTGGCCAATGCAGCGCCAACACGGGTATTCCCTTCTTGGATCATATGCTGCACCAAATTTCCTCCCACGGGTTGATTGATTTGGACGTGCAGGCCCAGGGCGACCTCCACATCGACGACCACCACACCAACGAAGACGTGGGCATCACCCTCGGCATGGCGCTGCACCAAGCCCTGGGCGACCGCAAGGGCATCACCCGCTTTGGTCACTTTGTCGCGCCCCTGGATGAATCTCTGGTGCAGGTAGCGTTGGACTTTTCAGGACGGCCCCACCTCAGCTATGGCCTGACGATTCCCACCGAGCGGGTTGGCACCTACGACACCCAACTGGTGCGCGAGTTCTTTGTCGCCATCGTCAACCACAGCCAAATGACTCTGCACCTGCGCCAACTCGACGGCATCAACTCCCACCACATCATCGAAGCCACCTTCAAAGCCTTCGCCAGAGCCATGCGGATGGCCGTAGAGGTCGATCCCCGCCGCGCCCACCTGATCCCCAGTTCCAAGGGCGTCCTCTAA
- a CDS encoding circadian clock KaiB family protein: MSKSPNPTATAASFKGLALFTPGGDCVYCIDQRKNNHWHLDLCTALQSALGLSEPPYFLLPCFTATVDRWLDPSSREVVTVAEAYPRALRFQTLLNILFDTDDLIWQPNYSHQEDCSVWVIESYRTTFPQLWERHNLVMRVEATWVSPLGTSLAARGAGASNEKISPDPTTAEGLAANPSDHPPESGTHLFKLFVSGADTLATEQMLRVLRHTLEATLAEPYTLHLIDVLTHPDEAEADLITATPTLIRVSPPPVRRIVGQWPNPQQLRDLLG, translated from the coding sequence GTGTCTAAATCACCGAACCCTACCGCGACCGCCGCCAGCTTTAAGGGGCTGGCCCTCTTTACCCCTGGCGGCGACTGCGTCTACTGCATCGACCAGCGGAAGAACAACCACTGGCATTTGGATCTCTGCACGGCCCTGCAAAGTGCGCTGGGCCTGTCCGAGCCGCCCTACTTTTTGCTGCCCTGCTTTACGGCAACGGTAGATCGCTGGTTAGACCCCAGCAGCCGGGAGGTTGTCACCGTGGCGGAGGCTTACCCTCGTGCCCTGCGGTTTCAAACCCTGCTGAATATCCTGTTTGACACCGATGACCTGATTTGGCAACCCAACTATAGCCACCAGGAAGATTGTTCGGTGTGGGTCATCGAATCCTATCGCACCACCTTTCCCCAACTGTGGGAGCGCCACAACCTGGTGATGCGGGTGGAGGCCACCTGGGTTAGCCCCCTAGGAACATCCTTGGCGGCGCGGGGGGCGGGGGCATCGAACGAAAAAATATCCCCGGATCCGACAACTGCTGAGGGGCTTGCGGCAAATCCCTCAGACCACCCTCCAGAGTCGGGCACGCACCTGTTTAAGCTGTTTGTCAGCGGGGCCGACACCCTGGCCACCGAGCAAATGCTGCGGGTTCTGCGCCACACCCTGGAGGCGACCCTAGCCGAACCCTATACCCTCCATCTCATCGATGTGCTGACCCATCCCGACGAGGCTGAGGCCGACCTGATTACCGCCACCCCCACCCTGATTCGGGTATCGCCCCCCCCCGTGCGCCGCATTGTCGGTCAGTGGCCTAACCCCCAACAACTGCGGGATCTGCTGGGTTGA
- a CDS encoding PilT/PilU family type 4a pilus ATPase, which produces MAESSNVPATPNMPPRPAPPPPQGQRPPAPPPPQGQRPPAPPPPQGQRPPAPQGQPGQRPPAPQGQPGQQSPPAPAGHRPASPPPMPTAAESIKVGGSPTLEHIVREAFDKGFSDIHLGVGEVPRYRERGEITPTEYPVTDEATFYNWLSEILRPDQIQEFRQTLDFDGAAQYDFTRIRINIFDSLRGPAMVLRLIPVKILTLEQLGFTGIFKDVCHYHKGLILVTGPTGSGKSTTMAAMIDYVNSEMPKHIITIEDPVEFVHTSKRSLVKQREVGMHTHKFDNALKASLREDPDIILVGEMRDKETVNTALKAAQTGHLVMGTLHTNSAVKTVERILNLYEPEQQAPIRVSLAESLIAVIAQGLCRTTDGKRAAFHDILINTDAIKDYILQGKLDEVEALIPKCTFDGMCTMNQSLYALYESGRITEETALEMAPKQNEMAQMLRGRV; this is translated from the coding sequence ATGGCTGAGTCATCCAACGTTCCGGCCACCCCCAATATGCCCCCTCGGCCCGCGCCGCCACCGCCCCAGGGCCAGCGTCCCCCCGCCCCACCCCCGCCCCAGGGCCAGCGCCCCCCCGCGCCGCCCCCGCCCCAGGGCCAGCGTCCTCCTGCCCCCCAGGGCCAACCGGGCCAGCGTCCCCCCGCCCCCCAGGGCCAACCGGGCCAGCAGAGCCCCCCCGCTCCGGCTGGGCATCGGCCTGCGAGCCCGCCCCCCATGCCCACAGCGGCGGAAAGCATTAAGGTGGGCGGCAGTCCCACCCTGGAACATATCGTGCGGGAAGCCTTTGATAAGGGTTTTTCTGACATTCACCTCGGCGTTGGCGAAGTGCCCCGCTATCGGGAACGGGGGGAAATTACCCCAACGGAATACCCCGTCACCGACGAGGCCACCTTCTATAACTGGCTGTCGGAAATTCTCCGGCCCGACCAAATTCAAGAATTTCGCCAAACCCTCGATTTTGACGGTGCCGCCCAGTACGACTTCACCCGGATTCGGATCAACATTTTTGACTCGTTGCGCGGCCCCGCCATGGTGCTGCGGTTGATTCCGGTGAAAATTCTCACCCTAGAGCAACTGGGCTTTACGGGCATTTTCAAAGATGTCTGCCACTACCACAAGGGCCTGATCCTGGTGACGGGGCCAACGGGTTCCGGGAAATCTACCACCATGGCGGCGATGATTGACTACGTCAACAGCGAAATGCCGAAGCACATCATCACCATCGAAGACCCGGTGGAATTTGTCCACACCAGTAAGCGTTCCCTGGTGAAGCAGCGGGAAGTGGGGATGCACACCCACAAGTTTGATAACGCCCTGAAAGCCTCCCTGCGGGAAGACCCGGACATCATTCTGGTGGGGGAAATGCGGGATAAGGAAACGGTGAACACCGCCCTCAAAGCCGCCCAAACCGGACACTTGGTGATGGGCACCCTGCACACCAACAGCGCCGTGAAGACGGTGGAGCGGATTCTCAACCTCTACGAGCCCGAACAGCAGGCTCCGATTCGGGTATCCCTAGCAGAATCGCTGATTGCGGTGATTGCCCAGGGGCTTTGCCGCACCACCGACGGCAAACGCGCCGCCTTCCACGACATCCTCATCAACACCGATGCTATTAAGGACTACATCCTGCAAGGCAAGCTGGACGAAGTGGAAGCGCTGATTCCCAAATGTACCTTCGACGGCATGTGTACCATGAACCAGTCCCTCTACGCCCTGTATGAATCTGGGCGCATTACCGAGGAAACGGCCCTAGAAATGGCACCCAAGCAGAACGAAATGGCGCAAATGCTGCGGGGTCGTGTCTAA
- a CDS encoding SpoIIE family protein phosphatase has translation MTLDTFIDIHSASLNKRGEELCGDKVKYLKTGTKTTVVLSDGLGSGVKANILATLTTEILITMLNADVPLEEVLKTVIGTLPICRVRKIAYSTFTILWVDGHTNHFKVINFDNPAPVFCHRGRVQPLAMETQEILGRKLQSAEGQLDRGDFLGAISDGVLYAGMGMTMNFGWGWDNIAQYVEGVIGSQAHTARSIVKRVVDHTFELYQGQVGDDATMVGLYMRQRHPLMIFTGPPLEEGQDETFVNRLLEFEGRKVVCGGTTGNIVASYLGEMVEMDLSTMRRELPPIGTLSGVDLVTEGILTLSKATEYIRQCHCDLGRLRFDNNGAYLLAREILQADSIHFLVGQSINEFYQNPLLPKNISIRRSLIEDLVAILRRFQKEVTVEYC, from the coding sequence ATGACCCTGGATACTTTCATTGACATCCACAGCGCCAGCCTCAACAAGCGGGGCGAGGAACTGTGTGGCGACAAGGTGAAGTACCTCAAGACGGGCACCAAAACCACGGTGGTGCTGTCCGACGGTTTGGGCAGCGGGGTAAAGGCCAACATTTTGGCCACCCTGACCACCGAAATTTTGATCACCATGCTGAACGCCGATGTACCCCTAGAGGAGGTGCTGAAAACGGTGATTGGCACCCTGCCCATCTGTCGGGTGCGGAAGATTGCCTACTCCACGTTTACGATTCTTTGGGTAGACGGCCACACCAATCATTTTAAGGTGATTAATTTCGACAACCCGGCCCCGGTATTTTGCCATCGCGGTCGGGTGCAGCCCCTCGCCATGGAAACCCAGGAAATTCTGGGCCGCAAGCTGCAATCCGCCGAAGGCCAGCTTGACCGGGGGGATTTTTTGGGGGCCATCAGCGACGGCGTGCTCTATGCGGGCATGGGCATGACCATGAACTTTGGCTGGGGCTGGGACAACATCGCCCAGTACGTGGAAGGGGTGATTGGCAGTCAGGCCCACACCGCCCGTTCCATCGTGAAGCGAGTGGTTGACCACACCTTTGAGCTCTACCAGGGCCAGGTGGGCGACGATGCCACCATGGTGGGGCTGTATATGCGCCAGCGCCACCCGCTGATGATTTTTACCGGGCCACCGCTGGAGGAGGGCCAGGACGAAACCTTTGTGAATCGGCTGCTGGAGTTTGAGGGGCGCAAGGTGGTCTGTGGCGGCACCACGGGCAACATTGTGGCCAGTTATCTAGGGGAAATGGTGGAGATGGATCTCTCGACCATGCGGCGGGAACTGCCCCCCATTGGCACCCTGAGCGGCGTCGATTTGGTAACGGAGGGGATTTTGACCCTCTCCAAGGCCACGGAGTATATCCGCCAGTGCCACTGCGACCTGGGCCGTCTGCGCTTCGATAACAATGGGGCCTACCTGTTGGCCCGCGAGATCCTCCAGGCCGACTCCATCCATTTCCTCGTAGGGCAAAGCATCAACGAGTTTTACCAAAACCCGCTGCTGCCCAAGAATATTTCCATCCGCCGCAGCCTGATTGAAGACCTGGTGGCGATCCTGCGCCGCTTCCAGAAGGAAGTCACCGTTGAGTATTGTTAG